In Kryptolebias marmoratus isolate JLee-2015 linkage group LG22, ASM164957v2, whole genome shotgun sequence, a single window of DNA contains:
- the LOC108247468 gene encoding E3 SUMO-protein ligase ZBED1-like gives MAPVYTVEKDSFRDLVKVLDPRYIMPSRQHFSEVELPRLYDACRTKVEKEVRSVVHYALTTDLWTSRVMQPYMNITIHFIREDWTLCTHCLQTAYFPDDHTGAMLAQENALKALRPTSTKQAVERAVGACKRVVSAFSNSWKRKRDLAKAQAVLDLPPHQLITETPTRWGSQQQMIERFLEQEKALSQVLLADKVRNLVPSWQDMMVLESMNKALGPLFEFIDAFRKDGDTELTKAIKKGIFKYLNEKYDDNAMDNLLDMATLVDPRFKTAYMKEERVEFIKMRAAAELVDMASPAAESAETAATSISPPVAEDDPGPYPTKKAKKSLGSYFKKALAAGQGTTHAQPSRASIELELSMYLQAPGPDSETNPLEWWKQHELNFPLVARLAKKYLCIPATSSSSERAFSASGNIITCKRSCLKPDTVDQLVFLALNL, from the exons ATGGCCCCCGTGTATACAGTTGAGAAGGACAGCTTCCGAGACCTCGTCAAAGTCCTTGACCCGAGGTACATTATGCCCAGTCGCCAGCACTTCAGTGAAGTCGAGCTGCCTCGCTTATATGACGCATGCCGGACCAAAGTAGAAAAGGAGGTTCGCAGTGTGGTGCATTATGCCTTGACAACTGACCTGTGGACGAGCAGAGTGATGCAGCCTTACATGAATATAACCATTCATTTCATCCGTGAAGACTGGACCCTCTGTACTCACTGTTTACAGACTGCCTACTTCCCAGATGACCACACAGGAGCTATGTTAGCCCAAG AGAACGCTCTGAAAGCTCTCAGACCAACATCTACAAAGCAGGCTGTAGAACGTGCAGTTGGGGCATGTAAAAGGGTGGTGAGTGCCTTCTCCAACTCATGGAAGAGGAAACGTGACTTGGCCAAGGCTCAGGCAGTGCTAGACTTGCCTCCCCATCAGCTCATCACTGAAACCCCCACAAGATGGGGTTCACAGCAGCAGATGATTGAGAGGTTCCTAGAGCAGGAGAAAGCTCTGTCACAAGTCCTCCTTGCAGACAAG GTAAGAAATCTGGTGCCAAGCTGGCAAGACATGATGGTGCTGGAGTCCATGAACAAGGCACTGGGTCCATTGTTCGAGTTTATCGATGCTTT CCGGAAGGATGGGGACACAGAGCTCACAAAAGCAATCAAAAAGGGTATCTTCAAGTACCTCAATGAAAAGTATGATGACAATGCCATGGACAACCTTCTAGACATGGCAACACTTGTTGACCCACGATTTAAGACAGCCTACATGAAGGAAGAGAGGGTGGAGTTTATAAAGAtgagagctgcagcagagctggTAGACATGGCGTCGCCAGCAGCTGAAAGTGCAGAAACAGCAGCCACCTCAATTTCACCACCAGTTGCTGAAGATGATCCAGGGCCTTATCcaacaaagaaagcaaagaagaGTTTAGGTAGCTACTTCAAAAAGGCACTAGCAGCAGGCCAAGGCACCACCCATGCTCAGCCAAGCAGAGCATCCATTGAACTGGAGCTCTCCATGTATCTTCAGGCACCTGGGCCTGACTCAGAGACCAACCCTCTGGAATGGTGGAAGCAGCATGAGTTGAACTTCCCATTGGTGGCCAGGCTCGCCAAGAAGTACTTGTGCATTCCTGCTACTAGTTCTTCATCTGAACGGGCCTTCAGTGCGAGTGGGAACATCATTACATGCAAGAGGTCATGTCTTAAGCCAGATACAGTTGACCAACTTGTGTTCCTTGCACTCAACCtataa